A genome region from Eretmochelys imbricata isolate rEreImb1 chromosome 8, rEreImb1.hap1, whole genome shotgun sequence includes the following:
- the AK4 gene encoding adenylate kinase 4, mitochondrial isoform X3, whose protein sequence is MLPGFAFQLRICFIIPTLFFPQPHYHPFHLALGKSHTHTPVSAWRNSSFFPLQNDGAKFTLVWVRISTAVGFPRTLVQAEALDRICDLDLVINLNIPFETLKDRLSARWIHPASGRVYNMEFNPPDVHGIDDITGEPLIQREDDKPDAVAARLRKYKEAAKPVIELYKSRGVLHSFSGTETNKIWPYVYTLVSSKVRPVHSKEAN, encoded by the exons ATGCTTCCTGGCTTTGCTTTTCAGTTAAGGATTTGTTTCATAATTCCAACCTTGTTTTTCCCACAGCCACATTACCATCCATTCCATCTTGCTCTGGGCAAGTCTCATACTCATACACCTGTTAGTGCTTGGAGAAactcttccttttttccccttcagaatgATGGTGCCAAATTTACTCTAGTTTGGGTGAGAATCTCTACAGCAGTTG GTTTTCCTAGAACACTGGTGCAAGCTGAAGCACTTGACAGAATCTGTGACCTGGATCTAGTGATCAATTTAAACATCCCATTCGAGACGCTAAAAGATCGTCTAAGCGCTCGCTGGATTCACCCAGCTAGTGGAAGAGTGTATAATATGGAGTTCAACCCACCTGATGTACAT GGGATCGATGACATCACGGGTGAACCATTAATTCAACGGGAAGATGATAAACCTGATGCTGTTGCTGCTCGGCTAAGAAAATACAAAGAAGCTGCAAAGCCAGTAATAGAATTATATAA GAGCAGAGGTGTCCTACACTCATTTTCTGGGACAGAGACCAACAAAATCTGGCCTTATGTTTACACTCTGGTTTCCAGCAAGGTCCGGCCTGTCCATTCCAAAGAAGCTAATTAA